From a single Diachasmimorpha longicaudata isolate KC_UGA_2023 chromosome 13, iyDiaLong2, whole genome shotgun sequence genomic region:
- the LOC135168781 gene encoding ras-related protein Rab-18-B → MDQEVLTTLKLLMIGESNVGKSSILLRFTEDEFYENMQSTVGMDYKTKQISLDGDTVKLAIWDTAGQERFRTLTPSYYRDGQGAILVYDVTDRNTFIKLETWLEELNTYCNKIDIVKMVVGNKIDLPNREVSIEEGLTFARRHQTLYIESSAKTDDGVKCCFEELVQKIIQTPGLWERTRSRGLHSPGGNGPRQRPGKRGLQLTDDYVPQDPASSCYCSLL, encoded by the exons ATGGATCAAGAAGTATTGACGACGTTAAAGCTTCTCATGATTGGAGAATCCAATGTTGGAAAGTCCAG TATTTTGCTGAGATTTACTGAGGATGAGTTTTACGAGAATATGCAGAGCACTGTGGGGATGGACTACAAGACTAAACAAATATCCCTTGATGGAGATACAGTGAAATTAGCTATTTGG gatACCGCCGGCCAGGAACGTTTCCGAACACTGACCCCAAGCTACTATCGCGATGGCCAAGGTGCTATATTGGTCTACGATGTGACCGACAGAAACACATTTATAAAACTAGAAACGTGGCTAGAAGAGCTGAACACATACTGCAATAAAATTGATATAGTTAAAATGGTAGttggaaataaaatagatTTGCCAAACAGAGAGGTTTCGATAGAGGAGGGTCTGACGTTTGCCAGGAGACATCAAACATTATACATCGAGAGTAGTGCGAAAACCGATGATGGAGTGAAGTGTTGCTTCGAAGAGCTTGTACAAAAG ATAATTCAAACTCCCGGATTATGGGAGCGCACTCGTTCGAGAGGATTGCACAGCCCTGGAGGTAATGGACCAAGACAACGTCCAGGTAAACGAGGACTTCAGTTAACAGACGACTATGTGCCCCAAGATCCGGCGTCAAGCTGCTACTGCAGCTTGCTGTAG
- the LOC135168757 gene encoding uncharacterized protein LOC135168757 isoform X1 → MEWVEIIEPRTKEHMYANLTTGECVWDPPPGVHVKKTDNNQWWELFDQNTSRFYYYNATSQKTVWHRPTDCDIIPLAKLQTLKQNTEPPSSGASGGDVQSTESRRKESVSTQTQTTSVGRSSRYDQDNTTHLSGGSKPRTSGIGIDPKLSPQSPSPSSRRPHHHHHHHHHHQYNNRHSHRHHDQTTHQPSSSSSTRRHHNHSQDSGRSSDSSVSHSRTSLESGAAYRLLESPHRHHQRSNVLQPPSTSSNRGHSAAGSSSSTGGSASTLEARSHKSGTLESIKNQKGIPISGEPPPLGLSLSTSTPLFKKKTFGEHPSQRDARGGNGESERSRNGRESSRGSYGPEPSTSPYRESSMEPRAFRQEMPPYRPPEIAPPHTSKTQSQTEKYGSLIETSNRYHRERDSYHRDRVNSLEKSNALGYYSGGVHARNMNKNDVPGNICGSNIGSIGRRHHGCAGSLSEANVREIYSAMLAERSEASKRGNQLGNVTKQKSLEVSERSRDKEKEREEYGRTKCNNLMENSQQALARSYSFVQQQKMQQMRRRERDDDSMHERYLVGQVHDQRHRLGSNTSSSNDSNSSGNSAICDELGGNVEEEVDDRKKRSNGNPSPPASPYYGNLLVDADHLLPLQHYILQQAKLSGCYKFGDPLLAEEGDDSLDEDGGREVDDSGEGRGISGRGEDDSDDQFADDEAASNQGDSSSQEYLEDHYADLGNYDTAGLATYYNTAETLTRSQAASSAQATLPSTAPLAPSLTPQQASTIPSSHPEIRETSAVGSTRPISLPASNVLTSLVKSYDIADGDDHRRDDSTSGGDIEKYAQDNLNLNCGKPKGLRLLFRKKFSVRDILSWTKDPIPRPMLNVVEGEKLLKREACNLFRLVQVYMGDRKANVGMTLDGVATDIVNTVFSKPPLRDELYVQICRQTTENPRKESLRRGWELMAVCLAFVPPSATFEPCLEGYMNRHRDPNFQFPEVAKWPIHVQVSHYATVACRRLQRIGAHGKRQPRKATTEDIDQARLQIFRASMFGATLSEVMALQRDRFPQRDLPWVQTTLTRQVLVRGGTLTEGIFRVSADADEVSALKSCLDRFEDGGSLAASQDAHAPASLLKLWVRELYEPLIPDSFYAECVSMRHDESEASAAGAAAIIDRLPDLNRRVLCHLMRFLQIFARSEVVARTKMDANNLAMVMAPNILRCTSQDPRVILENARKEMAFVRILIESLDTAWVDDLH, encoded by the exons ATGGAATGGGTGGAGATAATCGAGCCTCGTACCAAAGAGCACATGTACGCCAATCTGACGACCGGCGAGTGTGTCTGGGATCCTCCACCGGGAGTTCATGT GAAGAAGACGGACAACAATCAGTGGTGGGAGTTGTTCGATCAAAATACCTCGAGATTTTATTATTACAATGCAACGTCACAGAAAACCGTGTGGCATCGGCCGACCGATTGCGATATTATTCCACTAGCAAAGCTTCAG ACATTGAAGCAGAACACTGAGCCGCCAAGTTCTGGTGCTAGTGGAGGTGATGTCCAGTCAACAGAGTCGAGAAGAAAAGAGTCTGTGTCAACGCAAACACAGACAACGTCTGTTGGAAGATCTTCTAGATATGATCAAGATAATACAACA CACTTGAGTGGTGGGAGTAAGCCCCGTACTTCGGGTATAGGTATCGACCCGAAGCTATCACCGCAGTCTCCCTCGCCGTCATCAAGACGTCCCcatcaccatcatcatcaccaccaccaccatcagTACAATAACCGTCACTCCCATCGTCATCATGATCAAACAACTCACCAGCCATCCTCATCCTCGTCAACCAGACGTCATCACAATCACTCACAGGACTCCGGACGCTCGAGTGATAGCTCAGTGTCACACAGTCGTACATCGCTGGAGTCCGGTGCTGCTTATCGTCTTCTCGAATCACCACATCGTCATCATCAGCGATCCAATGTACTTCAGCCCCCATCGACATCGTCAAATCGAGGTCACAGCGCTGCAGGAAGTAGCAGCAGCACCGGTGGCTCCGCTAGTACTCTAGAGGCAAGATCACATAAGAGTGGAACACTCGAGAgtattaaaaatcaaaaaggcATACCCATTTCTGGCGAACCACCGCCACTCGGGTTGTCCTTATCAACGAGCACTCCactttttaagaaaaaaacattcggGGAACATCCGAGCCAGAGAGACGCAAGAGGAGGGAATGGAGAGTCTGAAAGGAGCAGAAATG GTCGTGAAAGCAGCAGAGGCTCTTATGGCCCAGAGCCAAGTACCTCTCCCTATCGGGAATCTTCGATGGAGCCACGTGCATTCAGACAAGAAATGCCTCCCTATCGTCCACCCGAAATTGCGCCACCCCATACCtccaaaactcaatcacaaaCTGAGAAATACGGTTCTCTGATAGAAACGAGTAATCGTTATCATCGTGAGCGTGACTCTTATCACAGAGATCGAGTGAATAGCTTGGAGAAAAGTAATGCATTGGGTTATTATTCTGGTGGTGTTCATGCtagaaatatgaataaaaatgatgttCCTGGTAATATTTGCGGAAGCAACATTGGGAGTATTGGGAGGCGGCATCATGGCTGTGCTGGTTCACTGTCTGAAGCTAATGTCAGGGAGATTTATAGTGCAATGCTGGCAGAGAGGAGTGAAGCCTCAAAAAGGGGAAATCAACTTGGAAATGTCACCAAGCAAAAAAGTCTCGAGGTATCTGAGAGATCTAGGGATAAGGAGAAGGAGAGGGAAGAGTATGGGCGTACTAAGTGCAATAATTTGATGGAAAATAGCCAACAG GCACTGGCGAGAAGCTACAGTTTTGTACAGCAGCAGAAGATGCAGCAGATGAGGAGACGCGAGCGGGATGATGATTCTATGCATGAGAGGTACTTGGTAGGACAGGTGCACGATCAGAGGCACAGACTCGGAAGTAATACCAGTAGTAGTAACGATAGTAACTCGAGTGGTAACAGTGCAATCTGTGATGAATTGGGAGGGAATGTAGAGGAGGAGGTCGACGATAGGAAGAAGAGGAGCAATGGAAATCCTAGCCCACCTGCCTCACCCTATTATGGGAATTTATTGGTGGACGCTGATCACTTATTGCCACTGCAGCATTATATACTGCAACAGGCTAAGCTCTCTG GTTGTTATAAATTCGGAGATCCTCTATTAGCAGAGGAAGGCGATGACTCGTTGGACGAGGATGGTGGAAGGGAGGTGGACGACAGTGGTGAGGGTAGAGGAATTTCCGGTAGGGGTGAGGATGACTCAGACGATCAGTTTGCGGATGACGAGGCTGCTAGCAATCAGGGGGATTCTTCGAGTCAAGAGTACCTGGAGGATCACTATGCCG ATTTGGGCAACTACGACACGGCAGGTTTGGCAACCTACTACAATACAGCCGAGACCCTCACGAGATCCCAGGCAGCAAGTTCAGCCCAAGCAACTCTACCGTCAACAGCCCCCCTGGCCCCCTCCCTGACCCCTCAACAAGCCTCCACCATTCCCTCCTCTCATCCGGAAATTCGGGAAACGAGTGCTGTCGGCTCCACGAGACCGATATCCTTGCCCGCATCAAACGTATTGACAAGCCTAGTCAAAAGCTACGATATAGCAGATGGAGATGATCACAGGAGGGACGATTCGACCAGTGGTGGTGACATTGAGAAATACGCGCAGgataatttgaatttaaattgtggAAAACCGAAAGGTCTCAGATTActcttcaggaaaaaattcagtgttCGAGATATTCTCAGTTGGACGAAGGATCCTATTCCCAGGCCAATGCTTAACGTTGTCGAGGGTGAAAAGTTGCTGAAGAGAGAGGCCTGTAATTTGTTCAGATTGGTACAGGTCTATATGGGAGATAGGAAGGCCAATGTGGGTATGACATTGGATGGAGTTGCCACTGACATTGTGAATACGGTATTTTCAAAACCACCACTGAGGGACGAACTCTACGTGCAAATTTGCAGACAGACGACTGAAAATCCGAGGAAGGAGAGCTTGAGACGGGGCTGGGAGCTCATGGCCGTGTGTCTGGCTTTTGTGCCACCCAGTGCCACCTTCGAGCCTTGTTTGGAGGGCTATATGAATCGACACAGAGATCCTAACTTTCAATTTCCCGAGGTCGCCAAGTGGCCGATTCATGTCCAGGTCAGCCATTATGCCACTGTTGCTTGCCGAAGGCTGCAGAGGATCGGAGCACACGGCAAGAGGCAACCCAGGAAGGCTACAACTGAGGATATCGATCAGGCTAGA CTTCAAATATTCCGAGCGTCCATGTTTGGTGCAACCCTATCAGAGGTGATGGCACTCCAGCGTGATCGTTTTCCCCAACGTGACCTCCCTTGGGTGCAGACAACGCTGACTCGTCAGGTACTGGTACGGGGAGGTACTCTCACAGAGGGTATTTTTCGTGTGTCAGCGGACGCTGATGAGGTCAGTGCGTTAAAATCGTGCCTGGACAGATTCGAGGACGGCGGATCCCTTGCGGCTTCTCAGGATGCTCATGCCCCTGCCTCATTACTGAAACTCTGGGTGCGAGAGCTGTACGAGCCTCTCATTCCAGACTCATTCTATGCGGAGTGCGTGTCTATGAGGCATGACGAATCAGAGGCTTCCGCAGCTGGTGCTGCTGCTATTATTGACAGACTTCCTGATCTCAATAGACGCGTATTGTGTCATTTAATGCGTTTCCTTCAG ATATTTGCAAGATCAGAAGTAGTCGCTCGTACTAAAATGGACGCCAATAATTTAGCTATGGTAATGGCACCAAATATATTACGTTGTACCTCACAGGACCCACGCGTTATACTTGAGAATGCAAGAAAAGAAATGGCTTTTGTTCGCATACTAATTGAGTCTCTGGACACAGCTTGGGTCGATGATCTTCACTGA
- the LOC135168757 gene encoding filaggrin isoform X2 has product MEWVEIIEPRTKEHMYANLTTGECVWDPPPGVHVKKTDNNQWWELFDQNTSRFYYYNATSQKTVWHRPTDCDIIPLAKLQTLKQNTEPPSSGASGGDVQSTESRRKESVSTQTQTTSVGRSSRYDQDNTTHLSGGSKPRTSGIGIDPKLSPQSPSPSSRRPHHHHHHHHHHQYNNRHSHRHHDQTTHQPSSSSSTRRHHNHSQDSGRSSDSSVSHSRTSLESGAAYRLLESPHRHHQRSNVLQPPSTSSNRGHSAAGSSSSTGGSASTLEARSHKSGTLESIKNQKGIPISGEPPPLGLSLSTSTPLFKKKTFGEHPSQRDARGGNGESERSRNGRESSRGSYGPEPSTSPYRESSMEPRAFRQEMPPYRPPEIAPPHTSKTQSQTEKYGSLIETSNRYHRERDSYHRDRVNSLEKSNALGYYSGGVHARNMNKNDVPGNICGSNIGSIGRRHHGCAGSLSEANVREIYSAMLAERSEASKRGNQLGNVTKQKSLEVSERSRDKEKEREEYGRTKCNNLMENSQQALARSYSFVQQQKMQQMRRRERDDDSMHERYLVGQVHDQRHRLGSNTSSSNDSNSSGNSAICDELGGNVEEEVDDRKKRSNGNPSPPASPYYGNLLVDADHLLPLQHYILQQAKLSAEEGDDSLDEDGGREVDDSGEGRGISGRGEDDSDDQFADDEAASNQGDSSSQEYLEDHYADLGNYDTAGLATYYNTAETLTRSQAASSAQATLPSTAPLAPSLTPQQASTIPSSHPEIRETSAVGSTRPISLPASNVLTSLVKSYDIADGDDHRRDDSTSGGDIEKYAQDNLNLNCGKPKGLRLLFRKKFSVRDILSWTKDPIPRPMLNVVEGEKLLKREACNLFRLVQVYMGDRKANVGMTLDGVATDIVNTVFSKPPLRDELYVQICRQTTENPRKESLRRGWELMAVCLAFVPPSATFEPCLEGYMNRHRDPNFQFPEVAKWPIHVQVSHYATVACRRLQRIGAHGKRQPRKATTEDIDQARLQIFRASMFGATLSEVMALQRDRFPQRDLPWVQTTLTRQVLVRGGTLTEGIFRVSADADEVSALKSCLDRFEDGGSLAASQDAHAPASLLKLWVRELYEPLIPDSFYAECVSMRHDESEASAAGAAAIIDRLPDLNRRVLCHLMRFLQIFARSEVVARTKMDANNLAMVMAPNILRCTSQDPRVILENARKEMAFVRILIESLDTAWVDDLH; this is encoded by the exons ATGGAATGGGTGGAGATAATCGAGCCTCGTACCAAAGAGCACATGTACGCCAATCTGACGACCGGCGAGTGTGTCTGGGATCCTCCACCGGGAGTTCATGT GAAGAAGACGGACAACAATCAGTGGTGGGAGTTGTTCGATCAAAATACCTCGAGATTTTATTATTACAATGCAACGTCACAGAAAACCGTGTGGCATCGGCCGACCGATTGCGATATTATTCCACTAGCAAAGCTTCAG ACATTGAAGCAGAACACTGAGCCGCCAAGTTCTGGTGCTAGTGGAGGTGATGTCCAGTCAACAGAGTCGAGAAGAAAAGAGTCTGTGTCAACGCAAACACAGACAACGTCTGTTGGAAGATCTTCTAGATATGATCAAGATAATACAACA CACTTGAGTGGTGGGAGTAAGCCCCGTACTTCGGGTATAGGTATCGACCCGAAGCTATCACCGCAGTCTCCCTCGCCGTCATCAAGACGTCCCcatcaccatcatcatcaccaccaccaccatcagTACAATAACCGTCACTCCCATCGTCATCATGATCAAACAACTCACCAGCCATCCTCATCCTCGTCAACCAGACGTCATCACAATCACTCACAGGACTCCGGACGCTCGAGTGATAGCTCAGTGTCACACAGTCGTACATCGCTGGAGTCCGGTGCTGCTTATCGTCTTCTCGAATCACCACATCGTCATCATCAGCGATCCAATGTACTTCAGCCCCCATCGACATCGTCAAATCGAGGTCACAGCGCTGCAGGAAGTAGCAGCAGCACCGGTGGCTCCGCTAGTACTCTAGAGGCAAGATCACATAAGAGTGGAACACTCGAGAgtattaaaaatcaaaaaggcATACCCATTTCTGGCGAACCACCGCCACTCGGGTTGTCCTTATCAACGAGCACTCCactttttaagaaaaaaacattcggGGAACATCCGAGCCAGAGAGACGCAAGAGGAGGGAATGGAGAGTCTGAAAGGAGCAGAAATG GTCGTGAAAGCAGCAGAGGCTCTTATGGCCCAGAGCCAAGTACCTCTCCCTATCGGGAATCTTCGATGGAGCCACGTGCATTCAGACAAGAAATGCCTCCCTATCGTCCACCCGAAATTGCGCCACCCCATACCtccaaaactcaatcacaaaCTGAGAAATACGGTTCTCTGATAGAAACGAGTAATCGTTATCATCGTGAGCGTGACTCTTATCACAGAGATCGAGTGAATAGCTTGGAGAAAAGTAATGCATTGGGTTATTATTCTGGTGGTGTTCATGCtagaaatatgaataaaaatgatgttCCTGGTAATATTTGCGGAAGCAACATTGGGAGTATTGGGAGGCGGCATCATGGCTGTGCTGGTTCACTGTCTGAAGCTAATGTCAGGGAGATTTATAGTGCAATGCTGGCAGAGAGGAGTGAAGCCTCAAAAAGGGGAAATCAACTTGGAAATGTCACCAAGCAAAAAAGTCTCGAGGTATCTGAGAGATCTAGGGATAAGGAGAAGGAGAGGGAAGAGTATGGGCGTACTAAGTGCAATAATTTGATGGAAAATAGCCAACAG GCACTGGCGAGAAGCTACAGTTTTGTACAGCAGCAGAAGATGCAGCAGATGAGGAGACGCGAGCGGGATGATGATTCTATGCATGAGAGGTACTTGGTAGGACAGGTGCACGATCAGAGGCACAGACTCGGAAGTAATACCAGTAGTAGTAACGATAGTAACTCGAGTGGTAACAGTGCAATCTGTGATGAATTGGGAGGGAATGTAGAGGAGGAGGTCGACGATAGGAAGAAGAGGAGCAATGGAAATCCTAGCCCACCTGCCTCACCCTATTATGGGAATTTATTGGTGGACGCTGATCACTTATTGCCACTGCAGCATTATATACTGCAACAGGCTAAGCTCTCTG CAGAGGAAGGCGATGACTCGTTGGACGAGGATGGTGGAAGGGAGGTGGACGACAGTGGTGAGGGTAGAGGAATTTCCGGTAGGGGTGAGGATGACTCAGACGATCAGTTTGCGGATGACGAGGCTGCTAGCAATCAGGGGGATTCTTCGAGTCAAGAGTACCTGGAGGATCACTATGCCG ATTTGGGCAACTACGACACGGCAGGTTTGGCAACCTACTACAATACAGCCGAGACCCTCACGAGATCCCAGGCAGCAAGTTCAGCCCAAGCAACTCTACCGTCAACAGCCCCCCTGGCCCCCTCCCTGACCCCTCAACAAGCCTCCACCATTCCCTCCTCTCATCCGGAAATTCGGGAAACGAGTGCTGTCGGCTCCACGAGACCGATATCCTTGCCCGCATCAAACGTATTGACAAGCCTAGTCAAAAGCTACGATATAGCAGATGGAGATGATCACAGGAGGGACGATTCGACCAGTGGTGGTGACATTGAGAAATACGCGCAGgataatttgaatttaaattgtggAAAACCGAAAGGTCTCAGATTActcttcaggaaaaaattcagtgttCGAGATATTCTCAGTTGGACGAAGGATCCTATTCCCAGGCCAATGCTTAACGTTGTCGAGGGTGAAAAGTTGCTGAAGAGAGAGGCCTGTAATTTGTTCAGATTGGTACAGGTCTATATGGGAGATAGGAAGGCCAATGTGGGTATGACATTGGATGGAGTTGCCACTGACATTGTGAATACGGTATTTTCAAAACCACCACTGAGGGACGAACTCTACGTGCAAATTTGCAGACAGACGACTGAAAATCCGAGGAAGGAGAGCTTGAGACGGGGCTGGGAGCTCATGGCCGTGTGTCTGGCTTTTGTGCCACCCAGTGCCACCTTCGAGCCTTGTTTGGAGGGCTATATGAATCGACACAGAGATCCTAACTTTCAATTTCCCGAGGTCGCCAAGTGGCCGATTCATGTCCAGGTCAGCCATTATGCCACTGTTGCTTGCCGAAGGCTGCAGAGGATCGGAGCACACGGCAAGAGGCAACCCAGGAAGGCTACAACTGAGGATATCGATCAGGCTAGA CTTCAAATATTCCGAGCGTCCATGTTTGGTGCAACCCTATCAGAGGTGATGGCACTCCAGCGTGATCGTTTTCCCCAACGTGACCTCCCTTGGGTGCAGACAACGCTGACTCGTCAGGTACTGGTACGGGGAGGTACTCTCACAGAGGGTATTTTTCGTGTGTCAGCGGACGCTGATGAGGTCAGTGCGTTAAAATCGTGCCTGGACAGATTCGAGGACGGCGGATCCCTTGCGGCTTCTCAGGATGCTCATGCCCCTGCCTCATTACTGAAACTCTGGGTGCGAGAGCTGTACGAGCCTCTCATTCCAGACTCATTCTATGCGGAGTGCGTGTCTATGAGGCATGACGAATCAGAGGCTTCCGCAGCTGGTGCTGCTGCTATTATTGACAGACTTCCTGATCTCAATAGACGCGTATTGTGTCATTTAATGCGTTTCCTTCAG ATATTTGCAAGATCAGAAGTAGTCGCTCGTACTAAAATGGACGCCAATAATTTAGCTATGGTAATGGCACCAAATATATTACGTTGTACCTCACAGGACCCACGCGTTATACTTGAGAATGCAAGAAAAGAAATGGCTTTTGTTCGCATACTAATTGAGTCTCTGGACACAGCTTGGGTCGATGATCTTCACTGA